A region from the Drosophila ananassae strain 14024-0371.13 chromosome 2L, ASM1763931v2, whole genome shotgun sequence genome encodes:
- the LOC6498930 gene encoding tubulin beta chain isoform X1: protein MREIVHLQAGQCGNQIGSKFWEIISDEHGIDPNGYYHGESDLQHERIDVYYNEASSGKYVPRAVLIDLEPGTMDSVRQSPMGQLFRPDNFVFGQSGAGNNWAKGHYTEGAELIDSILEVLRKESEGCDCLQGFQLAHSLGGGTGSGLGTLLISKIREEYPDRIMNSFSVVPSPKVSDTVVEPYNATLSIHQLVENTDETFCIDNEALYDICFRTLKLSSPTYGDLNHLVSVTMSGVTTCLRFPGQLNADLRKLAVNMVPFPRLHFFMPGFAPLTAKGSQQYRALTVAELTQQMFDAKNMMTACDPRHGRYLTVACIFRGPMSMKEVDTQMLNVQSKNSSYFVEWIPNNVKVAVCDIPPRGLKMSATFIGNSTAIQEIFKRISEQFTAMFRRKAFLHWFTGEGMDEMEFTEAESNMNDLISEYQQYQEATADEEVEFDDEQAEQDGYESEVLQNGNAE, encoded by the exons TTCTGGGAAATCATCTCCGACGAGCACGGCATCGACCCCAATGGCTACTACCACGGCGAGTCGGATCTGCAGCACGAGCGTATTGATGTCTACTACAACGAAGCTAGCAGCGGAAAGTACGTGCCCCGTGCCGTGCTCATCGATCTGGAGCCAGGCACCATGGACTCTGTTCGCCAGTCGCCAATGGGCCAGCTCTTCCGCCCGGATAACTTTGTTTTTGGACAGTCCGGAGCAG GAAACAACTGGGCCAAGGGCCATTACACAGAGGGCGCCGAACTGATCGACTCTATCCTGGAGGTTCTGCGCAAGGAGTCCGAGGGATGCGACTGTCTCCAGGGCTTCCAACTGGCTCACTCATTGGGTGGCGGTACCGGATCCGGTTTGGGTACGCTGCTGATTTCCAAGATCCGTGAGGAATATCCCGACCGCATCATGAACTCTTTCTCCGTGGTGCCCTCGCCAAAG GTGTCCGACACCGTCGTGGAGCCCTACAATGCCACGCTATCCATTCACCAGCTAGTGGAGAACACGGACGAGACCTTCTGCATTGACAACGAGGCTCTCTACGACATCTGTTTCCGCACGCTGAAGCTCTCGTCGCCCACTTATGGCGATCTTAACCATCTGGTTTCC GTCACAATGTCCGGTGTAACCACATGCCTGCGTTTCCCCGGTCAGCTGAACGCCGATCTCCGCAAGCTGGCCGTGAACATGGTGCCCTTCCCGCGTCTGCACTTCTTCATGCCCGGATTCGCTCCCCTTACCGCCAAGGGCTCCCAGCAGTACCGCGCCCTGACCGTGGCCGAGTTGACCCAGCAGATGTTCGATGCCAAGAACATGATGACTGCCTGCGATCCCCGGCACGGACGTTACCTAACGGTGGCCTGCATTTTCCGGG GTCCCATGTCCATGAAGGAGGTGGACACCCAGATGCTTAACGTGCAGAGCAAGAACAGCAGCTACTTTGTCGAATGGATACCCAACAACGTGAAAGTGGCCGTATGCGACATCCCGCCCAGAGGCCTCAAGATGTCCGCCACCTTCATTGGCAACTCCACGGCCATCCAGGAGATCTTCAAGCGCATCTCCGAGCAATTCACCGCCATGTTCCGGCGCAAGGCCTTCCTCCACTGGTTCACCGGCGAGGGTATGGATGAAATGGAGTTCACCGAGGCAGAGAGCAATATGAACGATTTGATTTCCGAGTATCAACAGTATCAG GAGGCCACCGCCGACGAAGAAGTGGAATTCGATGACGAGCAGGCCGAACAAGACGGCTACGAGTCAGAGGTCCTGCAAAACGGAAACGCCGAATGA
- the LOC6498930 gene encoding tubulin beta chain isoform X2 has protein sequence MREIVHLQAGQCGNQIGSKFWEIISDEHGIDPNGYYHGESDLQHERIDVYYNEASSGKYVPRAVLIDLEPGTMDSVRQSPMGQLFRPDNFVFGQSGAGNNWAKGHYTEGAELIDSILEVLRKESEGCDCLQGFQLAHSLGGGTGSGLGTLLISKIREEYPDRIMNSFSVVPSPKVSEVVVEPYNATLSLHQLLMDTDLTFCIDNEALYDICYRTLRLGSPSYEDLNHLVSVTMSGVTTCLRFPGQLNADLRKLAVNMVPFPRLHFFMPGFAPLTAKGSQQYRALTVAELTQQMFDAKNMMTACDPRHGRYLTVACIFRGPMSMKEVDTQMLNVQSKNSSYFVEWIPNNVKVAVCDIPPRGLKMSATFIGNSTAIQEIFKRISEQFTAMFRRKAFLHWFTGEGMDEMEFTEAESNMNDLISEYQQYQEATADEEVEFDDEQAEQDGYESEVLQNGNAE, from the exons TTCTGGGAAATCATCTCCGACGAGCACGGCATCGACCCCAATGGCTACTACCACGGCGAGTCGGATCTGCAGCACGAGCGTATTGATGTCTACTACAACGAAGCTAGCAGCGGAAAGTACGTGCCCCGTGCCGTGCTCATCGATCTGGAGCCAGGCACCATGGACTCTGTTCGCCAGTCGCCAATGGGCCAGCTCTTCCGCCCGGATAACTTTGTTTTTGGACAGTCCGGAGCAG GAAACAACTGGGCCAAGGGCCATTACACAGAGGGCGCCGAACTGATCGACTCTATCCTGGAGGTTCTGCGCAAGGAGTCCGAGGGATGCGACTGTCTCCAGGGCTTCCAACTGGCTCACTCATTGGGTGGCGGTACCGGATCCGGTTTGGGTACGCTGCTGATTTCCAAGATCCGTGAGGAATATCCCGACCGCATCATGAACTCTTTCTCCGTGGTGCCCTCGCCAAAG GTAtcggaggtggtggtggaacCATACAATGCCACTTTGTCCCTGCATCAACTCCTGATGGACACCGACTTGACATTCTGCATCGACAATGAGGCCTTGTATGATATATGTTACCGGACTTTACGCCTAGGATCTCCTTCATATGAGGATCTCAATCACTTGGTGTCT GTCACAATGTCCGGTGTAACCACATGCCTGCGTTTCCCCGGTCAGCTGAACGCCGATCTCCGCAAGCTGGCCGTGAACATGGTGCCCTTCCCGCGTCTGCACTTCTTCATGCCCGGATTCGCTCCCCTTACCGCCAAGGGCTCCCAGCAGTACCGCGCCCTGACCGTGGCCGAGTTGACCCAGCAGATGTTCGATGCCAAGAACATGATGACTGCCTGCGATCCCCGGCACGGACGTTACCTAACGGTGGCCTGCATTTTCCGGG GTCCCATGTCCATGAAGGAGGTGGACACCCAGATGCTTAACGTGCAGAGCAAGAACAGCAGCTACTTTGTCGAATGGATACCCAACAACGTGAAAGTGGCCGTATGCGACATCCCGCCCAGAGGCCTCAAGATGTCCGCCACCTTCATTGGCAACTCCACGGCCATCCAGGAGATCTTCAAGCGCATCTCCGAGCAATTCACCGCCATGTTCCGGCGCAAGGCCTTCCTCCACTGGTTCACCGGCGAGGGTATGGATGAAATGGAGTTCACCGAGGCAGAGAGCAATATGAACGATTTGATTTCCGAGTATCAACAGTATCAG GAGGCCACCGCCGACGAAGAAGTGGAATTCGATGACGAGCAGGCCGAACAAGACGGCTACGAGTCAGAGGTCCTGCAAAACGGAAACGCCGAATGA